A window of the Lactobacillus gasseri ATCC 33323 = JCM 1131 genome harbors these coding sequences:
- the rplN gene encoding 50S ribosomal protein L14, producing MIQHESRLKVADNSGARELLVIKILGGSKRKTGNIGDIVVAAVKQATPGGVVKKGDVVKAVIVRTKSGARREDGSYIKFDENAAVVINADKSPRGTRIFGPVARELREHDFMKIVSLAPEVL from the coding sequence GTGATCCAACACGAAAGCCGTTTAAAGGTTGCTGACAACTCCGGTGCAAGAGAACTCCTAGTTATCAAGATTTTAGGTGGTTCTAAGCGTAAAACCGGTAATATTGGTGATATCGTAGTTGCTGCTGTTAAACAAGCAACACCAGGTGGCGTTGTCAAAAAAGGTGATGTTGTTAAAGCAGTTATTGTTAGAACAAAATCAGGTGCACGCCGTGAAGATGGTTCATACATCAAGTTCGACGAAAATGCAGCAGTTGTAATTAATGCTGATAAGAGTCCTCGTGGAACTCGTATTTTTGGGCCTGTAGCCCGTGAACTGCGTGAGCACGATTTCATGAAGATCGTATCTCTTGCTCCTGAAGTCTTATAA
- the rplE gene encoding 50S ribosomal protein L5, with the protein MVNSLVEKYSNEIAPAMNKKFNYDSVMEIPKIDKIVLNMGVGDAVSNAKNLDEAVEELTLISGQKPLITKAKKSIANFRLREGMSIGAKVTLRGDRMYDFLYKLINVSLPRVRDFRGISSRSFDGRGNYTLGIKEQLIFPEIDYDKVNRVRGLDVVIVTTANTDEEARELLTEFGMPFAK; encoded by the coding sequence ATGGTAAACAGTTTAGTAGAAAAATATTCAAATGAAATCGCACCAGCTATGAACAAAAAGTTTAATTACGATTCAGTTATGGAAATTCCTAAAATTGATAAAATCGTTTTAAACATGGGTGTCGGTGATGCAGTTTCTAATGCAAAGAATCTTGATGAAGCTGTAGAAGAATTGACTTTAATCTCAGGTCAAAAGCCTTTGATTACTAAAGCTAAGAAATCAATCGCAAACTTCCGTTTACGTGAAGGTATGTCTATTGGTGCTAAGGTTACCCTTAGAGGCGATAGAATGTACGATTTCTTGTACAAATTAATCAACGTTTCTCTTCCTCGAGTTCGTGACTTCCGTGGAATCAGTTCTAGATCATTTGATGGTCGTGGTAACTATACTTTAGGTATCAAAGAACAATTGATTTTCCCAGAAATCGACTACGACAAGGTAAACCGTGTTAGAGGTTTGGACGTTGTTATTGTAACTACTGCCAATACAGATGAAGAAGCTCGTGAACTTCTTACTGAGTTTGGTATGCCTTTTGCTAAATAA
- the rpsM gene encoding 30S ribosomal protein S13: MARIAGVDLPRNKRVVVALTYIYGIGEPTAKKICKDAGISEDIRTNDLTPEDQEKLRSEVDKYRVEGDLRREVSLNIKRLVEIGSYRGIRHRRGLPVRGQNTKNNARTRKGSKRK, encoded by the coding sequence ATGGCACGTATTGCTGGTGTTGACTTACCCAGAAATAAAAGAGTTGTAGTCGCATTAACTTATATCTATGGTATTGGTGAACCAACTGCAAAGAAAATTTGTAAAGATGCTGGTATTTCTGAAGATATTCGTACTAATGACTTGACTCCAGAAGATCAAGAAAAATTACGTAGCGAAGTAGATAAGTACCGTGTTGAAGGTGACCTTCGTCGTGAAGTTAGTCTTAACATTAAGCGTTTAGTTGAAATTGGTTCATACCGTGGTATTCGTCACCGTCGTGGCTTACCAGTTCGTGGTCAAAATACCAAGAATAATGCTCGTACTCGTAAGGGTTCAAAGAGAAAATAA
- a CDS encoding type Z 30S ribosomal protein S14, translating to MAKTSQIVRNHRPAKFSSREYTRCERCGRPHSVYRKFKLCRICLKDLAHKGQIPGVKKASW from the coding sequence ATGGCTAAAACATCACAAATCGTCAGAAATCATCGTCCTGCTAAGTTTTCATCTCGTGAATACACTCGTTGCGAGAGATGTGGCCGTCCACACTCTGTTTACCGCAAGTTCAAATTATGCCGTATTTGCTTAAAAGACTTAGCACACAAGGGTCAAATTCCTGGTGTTAAAAAGGCAAGTTGGTAA
- the rpmD gene encoding 50S ribosomal protein L30: MMDLKVTLIKSVAHRLPKQRKIVKALGLGKVNSTVVLPDNAATRGALLKIAHLISVEEVNK; this comes from the coding sequence ATAATGGATTTAAAAGTTACCTTAATTAAAAGCGTCGCACACCGTCTTCCAAAACAAAGAAAGATTGTTAAAGCTCTTGGTCTTGGTAAGGTAAATAGCACTGTTGTTCTTCCAGACAACGCTGCAACTCGTGGCGCTTTATTGAAGATTGCTCACCTGATCTCAGTTGAAGAGGTTAATAAGTAA
- the rpsE gene encoding 30S ribosomal protein S5, producing MANRNDSRRDSRKDRKKDDIEDQLVAINRITKVVKGGRRMRFAAVVIVGDRKGHVGFGTGKAQEVPEAIRKAVEAGKKRMIKVPTVGTTIPHEVMGHYGSGNIMLKPAEAGSGVAAGGAVRIIMDLAGISDVTSKSLGSNTPINVIRATMDGLSKLKTREDVLKLRESAKSLED from the coding sequence ATGGCAAACCGCAACGATTCTCGTAGAGATTCTCGTAAAGATCGTAAAAAAGACGATATTGAAGATCAATTAGTAGCAATTAACCGGATCACCAAGGTTGTTAAGGGTGGTCGTCGAATGAGATTTGCTGCTGTTGTAATCGTCGGCGATAGAAAAGGTCATGTAGGTTTTGGTACTGGTAAGGCTCAAGAAGTCCCAGAAGCTATCCGCAAGGCTGTTGAAGCTGGTAAGAAGAGAATGATTAAGGTACCTACTGTTGGTACTACTATTCCACATGAAGTTATGGGCCATTATGGTTCTGGTAACATTATGTTAAAACCTGCTGAAGCTGGTTCTGGTGTTGCTGCTGGTGGTGCTGTTCGTATTATCATGGATTTAGCTGGTATTTCAGATGTTACTTCTAAATCACTTGGTTCAAATACACCAATCAATGTTATCCGTGCTACTATGGACGGTTTGAGTAAGTTAAAGACTCGTGAAGATGTTTTGAAACTTCGTGAGTCAGCAAAAAGCTTAGAAGATTAA
- the infA gene encoding translation initiation factor IF-1 produces the protein MAKEDVIEVEGKVVDTLPNAMFKVELENGATILAHVSGKIRMHYIRILPGDRVTVELSPYDLTKGRITYRFIK, from the coding sequence TTGGCAAAAGAAGATGTCATCGAAGTTGAAGGTAAGGTAGTTGATACCTTACCTAATGCTATGTTTAAAGTTGAATTAGAAAATGGTGCAACAATTTTAGCTCATGTTTCGGGTAAGATTAGAATGCACTACATTAGAATTTTACCTGGTGATAGAGTAACAGTTGAATTATCACCATATGATTTAACTAAGGGTAGGATTACGTATCGTTTTATTAAGTAA
- a CDS encoding adenylate kinase yields the protein MINLILLGLPGAGKGTASESIVDKYHLAHISTGDMFREAMANETPVGLEAKSYIDKGDLVPDEVTAKLVEERLKQPDTKNGFILDGFPRTTVQAELLEGITKRLEKPLTNVIAIDVDEDVLIKRLSARYICKNCGATYNKISNPTKVEGTCDRCGGHEFFQREDDKPEVVKNRLEVNKKMNTPLRDFYEEKGILSTVNGEQTPEKVFEDIDKILSKD from the coding sequence ATGATTAATTTAATTCTTTTAGGTTTGCCTGGTGCAGGCAAAGGAACAGCTTCTGAAAGCATTGTAGATAAGTATCACTTGGCACATATTTCGACAGGTGATATGTTCAGAGAAGCTATGGCTAATGAAACTCCAGTTGGTTTAGAAGCTAAAAGTTATATTGATAAAGGTGATTTAGTGCCAGACGAAGTTACTGCTAAGTTAGTTGAAGAACGTCTTAAGCAACCTGACACTAAGAATGGATTTATCTTAGATGGATTTCCAAGAACCACTGTTCAAGCAGAACTTCTTGAAGGTATAACTAAACGGTTAGAAAAGCCGTTAACTAATGTAATTGCAATTGATGTTGATGAAGATGTTCTAATCAAGCGTTTATCAGCACGCTACATTTGTAAAAATTGTGGTGCAACTTACAACAAGATTTCAAATCCAACTAAAGTAGAAGGTACTTGTGATCGTTGCGGAGGACATGAATTTTTCCAACGCGAGGATGACAAGCCAGAAGTTGTTAAAAATCGCTTAGAAGTTAACAAGAAGATGAATACTCCTCTTCGTGATTTCTATGAAGAAAAAGGAATTCTTTCAACTGTTAACGGTGAACAAACTCCGGAAAAAGTATTTGAAGACATTGACAAAATCTTAAGTAAAGATTAG
- the rplQ gene encoding 50S ribosomal protein L17 — protein MAYRKLGRDSAHRKAMLREMTTQLIMNERIVTTETRAKEIRKTTEKMITLGKRGDLSARRKAAAFVRNEIADIHEEKDAVVVKSALQKLFSDIAPRYKDRNGGYTRMYKLATPRKGDAAPMVIIELV, from the coding sequence ATGGCATACCGTAAATTAGGTCGCGATAGTGCACATAGAAAAGCAATGCTTAGAGAAATGACTACCCAATTAATCATGAACGAACGCATTGTTACTACTGAAACCCGTGCTAAAGAAATCCGTAAAACTACCGAAAAGATGATTACTTTAGGTAAACGCGGTGATTTAAGTGCTAGAAGAAAAGCTGCTGCTTTTGTTCGTAATGAAATCGCTGATATTCATGAAGAGAAAGATGCAGTTGTTGTAAAATCAGCACTTCAAAAACTTTTCAGTGACATTGCACCTCGTTACAAAGACCGTAATGGTGGTTACACTAGAATGTACAAGTTAGCTACCCCACGTAAGGGTGATGCTGCTCCAATGGTAATCATTGAATTAGTTTAA
- the rplO gene encoding 50S ribosomal protein L15 has translation MKLNELKPNEGSRRNRKRVGRGTSSGYGKTAGRGQKGQLARTGGKTRLGFEGGQMPLFRRMPKRGFKNVNRKEYAIINLNDLNRFDDGSEVTIDTLKSSGLVKKELAGVKLLANGELKVKLTVKVNKVSEAAKKAVEAAGGTVEVI, from the coding sequence ATGAAGCTTAATGAATTAAAACCAAATGAAGGTTCACGTCGCAACAGAAAGCGTGTTGGTCGTGGTACTTCTAGTGGTTACGGTAAAACTGCTGGTCGTGGTCAAAAGGGTCAATTAGCTCGTACTGGTGGTAAAACTCGTTTAGGTTTCGAAGGTGGTCAAATGCCATTATTCAGAAGAATGCCTAAGCGTGGTTTTAAGAATGTTAACCGCAAAGAATACGCTATTATTAATTTAAATGATTTAAACAGATTTGATGATGGTAGTGAAGTAACTATCGACACATTAAAATCATCAGGTTTAGTTAAAAAAGAACTTGCAGGAGTTAAGTTGTTAGCTAACGGCGAATTAAAGGTTAAGTTGACTGTAAAAGTTAATAAAGTCTCAGAAGCTGCTAAAAAAGCTGTTGAAGCCGCTGGCGGAACTGTTGAGGTGATCTAA
- the rpsH gene encoding 30S ribosomal protein S8, translated as MVMTDPIADYLTRIRNANMAKHSSVEIPASSMKKSLSEILKNEGFIRDYQVEDDNKQGMIKIFLKYGPNNERVISGLKRISKPGLRNYVSAENLPKVLNGLGIAIISTSAGVITDKEAREKNVGGEVIAYVW; from the coding sequence ATGGTCATGACAGATCCAATTGCAGATTACTTGACTAGAATTAGAAATGCTAACATGGCAAAACACAGTTCTGTTGAGATTCCTGCATCATCAATGAAGAAATCACTTAGTGAAATCTTAAAGAACGAAGGCTTTATTCGCGATTACCAAGTTGAAGATGACAACAAACAAGGTATGATCAAGATTTTCTTGAAATACGGTCCTAATAACGAACGTGTTATTTCAGGTTTAAAGCGTATTTCTAAGCCTGGTTTAAGAAACTACGTAAGTGCAGAAAACTTACCAAAAGTTCTTAATGGTCTTGGTATTGCTATCATTTCTACTTCTGCAGGTGTGATTACTGATAAAGAAGCTAGAGAAAAGAACGTCGGCGGCGAAGTTATTGCTTACGTTTGGTAA
- the rpmJ gene encoding 50S ribosomal protein L36: MKVRPSVKPMCEHCKIIKRHGRVMVICSANPKHKQRQG, from the coding sequence ATGAAAGTTAGACCATCTGTTAAACCAATGTGTGAACATTGCAAGATTATCAAAAGACATGGTCGTGTTATGGTGATTTGCTCTGCAAACCCTAAGCACAAACAACGTCAAGGTTAA
- the rplR gene encoding 50S ribosomal protein L18, with protein sequence MISKPDKNKLRLKRHKRIRGKISGTAERPRLSVFRSNKNIYAQLIDDVEGVTLASASTNDKNISAEGSKMEQAAEVGKALAETAAKKNIKSVVFDRSGYLYHGRVQALADAARENGLEF encoded by the coding sequence GTGATTTCTAAACCAGATAAAAACAAATTACGCTTAAAGCGTCATAAACGTATTCGTGGAAAGATTTCTGGTACTGCTGAGCGCCCACGCTTAAGTGTTTTCCGTTCAAACAAAAACATCTACGCTCAATTAATTGATGATGTAGAGGGTGTAACGCTTGCAAGTGCCTCAACAAATGATAAAAATATTTCAGCTGAAGGTTCTAAGATGGAACAAGCTGCTGAAGTAGGTAAAGCTTTAGCTGAAACTGCTGCTAAGAAGAACATTAAGAGTGTTGTATTTGATAGAAGTGGTTACTTATACCACGGTCGTGTACAAGCTCTTGCTGATGCAGCACGTGAAAACGGATTAGAATTCTAG
- the rplP gene encoding 50S ribosomal protein L16 gives MLVPKRVKHRREFRGKMRGEAKGGKTIAFGEYGLEAVESHWITNRQIEAARIAMTRFMKRGGRVWIRIFPQKSYTAKGVGVRMGSGKGAPAGWVAVVKRGKIMFEIGGVSEDVAREALRLASNKLPIKTKFVKKSSEVGGESNEG, from the coding sequence GTGTTAGTACCTAAGCGTGTAAAGCACCGTCGTGAATTCCGCGGTAAAATGCGTGGTGAAGCTAAAGGCGGAAAGACCATTGCATTTGGTGAATATGGTTTAGAAGCTGTTGAATCTCACTGGATTACTAATAGACAAATTGAAGCCGCTCGTATTGCTATGACTCGTTTCATGAAGCGTGGCGGACGTGTTTGGATTAGAATCTTCCCACAAAAATCCTACACTGCAAAAGGTGTTGGTGTTCGTATGGGTTCCGGTAAAGGTGCACCAGCTGGTTGGGTAGCTGTTGTTAAAAGAGGCAAGATTATGTTTGAAATCGGTGGCGTTTCAGAAGACGTTGCCCGTGAAGCTTTAAGACTTGCTTCAAACAAGCTTCCAATTAAGACTAAGTTTGTTAAGAAGAGTTCGGAAGTAGGTGGCGAATCTAATGAAGGCTAA
- the rplF gene encoding 50S ribosomal protein L6, producing MSRIGLKVIEVPEKVTVTKNGDDITVKGPKGELTRYFDPRITFEQKDGEIHFSRSSEADKALHGTERANLASMIEGVTDGYVKKLTLVGVGYRAVAQGKKLTLNVGYSHPVVFEAPEGVTVKTPSATSIEIEGISKQVVGQFAAEIRDVRPPEPYKGKGIRYEDEYVRRKEGKTGK from the coding sequence ATGAGCCGAATTGGTTTAAAGGTCATCGAGGTTCCTGAAAAGGTCACAGTTACCAAAAATGGTGACGACATCACTGTTAAGGGACCAAAAGGTGAACTTACTAGATACTTTGATCCACGCATTACCTTTGAACAAAAAGATGGAGAAATTCATTTTAGTCGTTCAAGTGAAGCTGACAAAGCTCTTCATGGTACTGAAAGAGCAAATCTTGCTTCCATGATTGAAGGTGTAACTGATGGATATGTTAAGAAGTTAACTTTAGTTGGTGTTGGATACCGTGCAGTTGCACAAGGTAAGAAATTAACTCTAAATGTTGGTTACTCTCACCCAGTCGTATTTGAAGCACCAGAAGGTGTTACAGTTAAAACCCCATCAGCAACTTCAATTGAAATTGAAGGTATTTCAAAACAAGTTGTAGGTCAATTTGCGGCAGAAATTCGTGATGTTCGTCCACCAGAACCTTACAAGGGTAAAGGTATTCGTTACGAAGACGAATATGTACGTCGCAAGGAAGGTAAGACTGGTAAATAA
- the rpsC gene encoding 30S ribosomal protein S3: protein MGQKINPNGFRLGVNRDWEAKWYADKNYADTLNEDLRIRKFISEKLADASVSTVEIERAANRINISIHTAKPGMVIGKGGKEVEALRKQLSALTKKNVHINIVEIKKPDLDAKLVGEGIARQLEARIAFRRATRQATQRSMRSGAKGIKVQTAGRLNGADMARREWHTEGSVPLHTLRADIDYAWVEAATTYGQIGVKVWINRGEILPQRKNKPSKKTKGGN from the coding sequence ATGGGTCAAAAGATTAACCCAAATGGTTTCCGTCTCGGTGTTAACCGTGATTGGGAAGCAAAGTGGTATGCAGACAAAAACTACGCTGACACTTTAAATGAAGATTTACGTATTAGAAAGTTCATCTCTGAAAAGTTAGCTGATGCATCTGTTTCCACTGTGGAAATTGAACGTGCTGCAAACAGAATTAACATTTCTATCCACACTGCAAAACCTGGTATGGTTATCGGTAAAGGTGGTAAAGAAGTTGAAGCTTTAAGAAAACAACTTAGTGCTTTAACTAAGAAGAACGTTCACATTAATATTGTTGAAATTAAGAAGCCTGATTTAGATGCTAAATTAGTAGGCGAAGGTATTGCTCGTCAACTTGAAGCAAGAATTGCATTTAGACGTGCAACTCGTCAAGCAACTCAAAGATCTATGCGTTCTGGTGCTAAGGGTATCAAGGTTCAAACTGCTGGTCGTTTGAACGGTGCTGATATGGCAAGAAGAGAATGGCATACTGAAGGTAGTGTTCCACTTCATACTTTAAGAGCAGATATTGATTATGCTTGGGTAGAAGCTGCAACTACTTATGGTCAAATTGGTGTTAAGGTTTGGATCAATCGTGGTGAAATTTTACCACAACGTAAGAACAAACCTTCTAAGAAAACGAAGGGAGGAAACTAA
- the rplX gene encoding 50S ribosomal protein L24, whose amino-acid sequence MFVKTGDKVKVIAGKDKGKEGTVLSVNAKTNRIVVKGVNKIKKHEKPSQANANGGVVEKEGSIHASNVKVIAKKEDNNK is encoded by the coding sequence ATGTTTGTTAAAACAGGTGACAAAGTAAAAGTTATTGCCGGTAAAGATAAAGGCAAAGAAGGCACTGTACTTTCAGTCAACGCCAAGACTAACCGTATTGTTGTCAAAGGTGTTAATAAGATCAAAAAGCATGAGAAACCTTCACAAGCCAACGCTAATGGTGGTGTGGTAGAAAAAGAAGGTTCTATCCATGCATCAAATGTAAAAGTTATTGCTAAAAAAGAAGATAACAACAAATAG
- the rpsK gene encoding 30S ribosomal protein S11: MAAKKTARKRRVKKHVESGVAHIHSTFNNTLVMITDVQGNAVAWSSAGALGFKGSRKSTPFAAQMAAEAAAKSAMDQGMKHVEVSVKGPGAGREAAIRALQAAGLEITAIRDVTPVPHNGSRPPKRRRV; this comes from the coding sequence ATGGCTGCAAAGAAAACAGCACGTAAACGCCGTGTAAAGAAGCATGTTGAAAGCGGCGTTGCTCATATTCATTCTACGTTTAACAATACCTTGGTCATGATTACTGACGTACAAGGTAACGCAGTCGCATGGTCTTCCGCTGGTGCTTTAGGTTTCAAGGGTAGTCGTAAGTCTACACCATTTGCTGCTCAAATGGCCGCAGAAGCAGCTGCAAAGTCTGCAATGGATCAAGGCATGAAACATGTTGAAGTTTCAGTTAAAGGACCAGGTGCAGGTCGTGAAGCTGCTATTAGAGCACTTCAAGCTGCAGGTCTTGAAATCACTGCTATTCGCGACGTTACTCCAGTGCCGCACAACGGTTCCAGACCACCAAAACGTCGTCGTGTCTAG
- the secY gene encoding preprotein translocase subunit SecY: MFSTLKNAFKDKDIRSKIFFTLFILLLYRIGANITVPGVNAKAITRVAQTGLVPMLDTVSGGGLDTYSIFSLGVSPYITAQIVIQLLQMDIVPKLVEWGKQGEVGRRKTNQVTRYLTLVVAFVQSLGITLGFNVLTEMGLVKTQTPQTYIEIAIIMTAGTMLLTWLGDEITDKGLGNGVSVIIFAGIIARLPNGIYQLFKDFIINNSASDRWQGILFFIAIIIAILLVTQFVTWFQQADLRVPIQYTRRAATSGSESFLPLKVNVSGVIPVIFASSFIITPATILMAFQRSHGNEQWFKICNQIFSLQTTPGALIYTLLIILFTFFYAFVQVNPEKLAENLQKQGAYIPSVWPGKDTQKYVSKILIRLSTVGAVFLGLVALLPQLATNIFGLPSSIGLGGTSLLIVIGVVLELARQVDGLLMKREYVGFIR, encoded by the coding sequence ATGTTCTCGACCTTGAAGAACGCCTTTAAGGATAAAGATATTAGATCTAAGATCTTTTTTACACTCTTTATCCTGTTGCTTTATCGTATCGGAGCTAATATAACAGTTCCGGGAGTTAATGCAAAAGCTATTACACGGGTTGCACAGACTGGTTTAGTCCCAATGTTGGATACAGTCAGTGGTGGTGGATTAGATACATATTCAATCTTTTCTTTAGGGGTTTCACCTTATATCACTGCTCAAATTGTTATTCAATTACTCCAAATGGATATTGTTCCTAAGTTAGTTGAGTGGGGAAAACAGGGAGAAGTCGGAAGACGAAAAACAAATCAAGTAACGCGCTATCTTACTTTAGTGGTTGCCTTTGTTCAAAGTCTCGGAATTACTCTTGGTTTTAACGTTTTAACCGAAATGGGTTTGGTTAAAACGCAAACTCCTCAAACCTATATTGAGATTGCCATTATTATGACAGCCGGGACAATGCTTTTGACCTGGCTAGGTGATGAAATCACTGATAAAGGTCTGGGAAATGGTGTATCTGTAATTATTTTTGCAGGTATTATTGCCCGTCTTCCTAATGGAATTTATCAGCTATTTAAAGATTTCATTATTAATAATAGTGCTAGCGATCGTTGGCAAGGGATTTTGTTCTTCATCGCGATCATTATTGCCATTTTACTAGTAACTCAATTTGTTACATGGTTTCAACAGGCTGATTTGCGAGTACCTATCCAATATACTCGTAGAGCAGCAACAAGTGGCTCCGAAAGTTTCCTACCTTTAAAGGTTAACGTTTCTGGAGTTATTCCAGTTATTTTTGCCAGTTCCTTTATTATTACACCAGCTACAATTTTGATGGCTTTTCAAAGATCTCATGGAAATGAACAATGGTTTAAGATTTGTAATCAAATATTTAGTTTACAAACCACACCTGGTGCATTAATTTATACATTGTTAATCATTTTGTTCACTTTCTTCTACGCCTTTGTTCAAGTAAATCCAGAAAAGTTGGCTGAGAACTTGCAAAAGCAAGGAGCCTACATTCCTAGCGTTTGGCCAGGAAAAGATACACAAAAGTATGTATCTAAAATTTTGATTAGATTATCAACAGTAGGTGCAGTATTTTTAGGCCTTGTTGCCTTATTACCGCAACTTGCTACAAATATTTTTGGTTTACCAAGTTCAATTGGACTTGGCGGAACAAGTCTTTTAATCGTTATTGGTGTGGTTTTAGAATTAGCCCGTCAAGTTGATGGACTACTAATGAAGCGCGAATACGTTGGATTTATTAGATAG
- a CDS encoding DNA-directed RNA polymerase subunit alpha, with translation MIEFEKPNITVVDQEEAYGKFVVEPLERGFGTTLGNSLRRVLLTSIPGTALSYIQIDGVLHEFSTVPGVREDVTKIILNLKKLELKSLSDEEKIAEIDVTGPAIVTAADLKVDSDIEVLNPDQYICSIADGGHLHMNVAIKNGRGYVPASENKTDDMPIGVIPVDSLFSPIKKVNYQVESARVGKRDDYDKLTLEIWTDGSITPNDALSFAAKILVEHFKVFMSTDMDAQFDDVMVEKEDDKNEKKLEMTIEELDLSVRSYNCLKRAGINTVQELTDKSEADMMRVRNLGRKSLEEVKNKLAELGLSLRQDD, from the coding sequence ATGATTGAATTTGAAAAACCAAATATTACCGTAGTAGACCAAGAGGAGGCATACGGTAAGTTTGTTGTCGAACCACTGGAACGCGGTTTCGGGACTACTTTAGGTAACTCACTCCGTCGAGTTTTACTTACTTCTATTCCAGGTACGGCACTTTCTTACATTCAGATTGATGGTGTGTTACATGAATTTTCAACAGTTCCTGGCGTTAGAGAAGACGTCACAAAAATTATTCTTAATTTGAAGAAACTAGAGTTAAAGTCACTCTCAGATGAAGAAAAAATTGCTGAAATCGATGTAACTGGTCCAGCAATCGTAACTGCTGCTGATTTAAAGGTCGACTCTGATATTGAGGTCTTAAATCCAGATCAATATATTTGTAGTATTGCTGATGGTGGCCATTTGCATATGAACGTTGCGATCAAGAATGGTCGTGGTTATGTTCCCGCAAGTGAAAACAAGACAGATGACATGCCTATTGGCGTCATCCCCGTTGATTCACTCTTTTCACCAATCAAAAAAGTTAACTACCAAGTTGAAAGTGCTCGTGTTGGTAAAAGAGACGATTATGACAAATTAACTTTAGAAATTTGGACTGATGGTTCAATCACACCTAATGATGCCCTTAGTTTCGCTGCGAAGATTCTTGTAGAACACTTCAAAGTATTTATGTCTACTGATATGGATGCGCAGTTTGATGATGTAATGGTAGAAAAAGAGGACGATAAGAATGAGAAGAAGCTTGAGATGACGATCGAAGAGCTTGACTTATCTGTTCGTTCATATAACTGCTTGAAACGTGCAGGAATTAATACTGTTCAAGAATTAACTGATAAATCTGAAGCAGATATGATGCGCGTACGTAACTTAGGACGTAAGTCATTAGAAGAAGTAAAGAATAAACTTGCCGAACTTGGTCTATCACTTCGTCAAGATGACTAA
- the rpsQ gene encoding 30S ribosomal protein S17, whose protein sequence is MSETNERNNRHVYQGRVVSDKMDKTITVVVDTYKNHPVYKKRIKYSKKYYAHDENNEAKIGDTVRIMETRPLSHAKRYRLTKIVKKSI, encoded by the coding sequence TTGAGCGAAACTAACGAAAGAAATAATCGTCACGTATACCAAGGTCGAGTTGTTTCTGACAAGATGGATAAGACTATTACAGTTGTTGTAGATACCTACAAGAACCACCCTGTTTATAAGAAGCGTATTAAATACTCAAAGAAGTATTACGCTCACGATGAAAACAACGAAGCTAAGATTGGCGATACTGTTCGTATCATGGAAACCCGTCCATTATCACATGCGAAGCGTTACCGTCTAACTAAGATTGTTAAGAAGTCAATTTAA
- the rpmC gene encoding 50S ribosomal protein L29, with translation MKAKDIRALTTDQMLEKEKQYKEELFNLRFQQATGQLENTARLRQVRKNIARIKTILSEKELSKN, from the coding sequence ATGAAGGCTAAAGATATCAGAGCATTAACCACTGATCAAATGTTAGAAAAGGAAAAGCAATATAAAGAAGAACTTTTTAATTTGCGTTTCCAACAAGCAACGGGTCAATTAGAGAACACCGCTCGCTTGAGACAAGTCCGCAAGAACATTGCTAGAATTAAGACAATTCTTAGCGAAAAAGAATTGAGCAAGAATTAG